A single window of Bufo bufo chromosome 10, aBufBuf1.1, whole genome shotgun sequence DNA harbors:
- the C10H11orf96 gene encoding uncharacterized protein C11orf96 homolog encodes MSSAVMSAKQTESLGTCSTYQAVMPHYTGAIEEYPQPIQPRPQRGKGKLKRPRQSRFKTQPVTFDEIQEVEEEGLSPTEEEKARKSFLQSLESLKRSSHNLHHQMEKFSSSKLRHSLDSSDSDSTQ; translated from the coding sequence ATGTCTTCAGCAGTCATGTCAGCCAAGCAGACAGAGTCACTGGGAACCTGCTCCACTTACCAGGCTGTCATGCCACATTACACTGGTGCCATAGAGGAATACCCACAGCCCATTCAGCCCAGACCCCAGAGAGGCAAGGGGAAGCTGAAGAGACCCAGGCAGAGCAGGTTCAAGACTCAGCCTGTCACCTTTGATGAGATCcaggaggtggaagaagaaggGTTGTCTCCTACTgaagaggagaaagccaggaaatCCTTCCTACAGTCCCTGGAGAGTCTCAAGAGAAGCTCCCACAACCTGCACCACCAGATGGAGAAGTTCAGCAGCTCCAAGCTGAGGCACAGCCTGGACTCCAGTGACTCTGACTCCACACAGTGA